One Pseudomonas sp. FP1742 genomic window carries:
- a CDS encoding thiolase family protein produces MREVVIVDSVRTGLAKSFRGKFNMTRPDDMAAHCVNALLTRNDVDPASVEDCIVGAGSNEGAQGFNIGRNVAVLSHLGIGTGGMTLNRFCSSGLQAIAIAANQIASGCSDIIVAGGVESISLTMKSVNTDNLINPLLKDQVPGIYFPMGQTAEIVARRYSVSREQQDLYALQSQQRTALAQAAGLFSDEIVPMAVKYRVEDKVTGQVQILDGIVDHDDCNRPDTTLQSLAGLKPVFAEDGSVTAGNSSQLSDGASMTLVMSLEKALALGLKPKAFFRGFAVAGCQPDEMGIGPVFSVPKLLKAKGLQVADIDLWELNEAFASQCLYSRDRLEIDNDKYNVNGGSISIGHPFGMTGSRQVGHIVRELQRRNLRYGIVTMCVGGGMGATGLFEAVR; encoded by the coding sequence ATGCGTGAAGTGGTGATCGTCGACAGCGTGCGGACCGGCCTGGCCAAATCCTTTCGCGGCAAATTCAACATGACCCGTCCCGACGACATGGCGGCCCATTGTGTCAACGCGCTGCTCACGCGCAATGATGTCGACCCGGCCAGCGTCGAGGATTGCATCGTCGGCGCCGGCTCCAATGAAGGCGCCCAGGGTTTCAACATCGGTCGTAACGTCGCGGTGCTGTCGCACCTGGGCATCGGCACCGGTGGCATGACCCTTAACCGCTTCTGTTCGTCGGGCTTGCAGGCCATCGCCATTGCCGCCAACCAGATCGCATCGGGTTGCAGCGACATCATCGTCGCCGGCGGCGTTGAATCCATCAGCCTGACCATGAAAAGCGTCAACACCGACAACCTGATCAACCCGCTGCTGAAAGATCAGGTGCCGGGCATCTATTTCCCTATGGGCCAGACGGCCGAGATCGTCGCGCGTCGCTACAGCGTCAGCCGCGAACAGCAGGATCTGTACGCCCTGCAAAGCCAGCAACGGACTGCCCTGGCGCAGGCCGCCGGCTTGTTCAGCGATGAAATCGTGCCGATGGCGGTGAAGTATCGCGTTGAAGACAAGGTCACCGGCCAGGTGCAGATCCTCGACGGCATTGTCGATCACGACGACTGCAACCGCCCCGATACCACCCTGCAAAGCCTGGCCGGGTTGAAACCGGTGTTTGCCGAAGATGGTTCGGTGACGGCCGGCAACTCGTCGCAGCTGTCTGACGGCGCCTCGATGACCCTGGTGATGAGCCTGGAAAAAGCCCTGGCGCTGGGGCTCAAGCCCAAAGCCTTCTTTCGTGGTTTCGCCGTGGCCGGGTGCCAGCCGGACGAGATGGGCATCGGCCCGGTGTTCTCGGTGCCGAAACTGCTCAAGGCCAAGGGGTTGCAGGTTGCCGACATTGATCTGTGGGAACTCAACGAAGCATTCGCTTCGCAATGCCTGTACAGCCGCGATCGGCTGGAAATCGATAACGACAAATACAACGTCAATGGCGGCTCGATTTCCATCGGCCACCCGTTCGGCATGACCGGCTCGCGTCAGGTCGGGCACATCGTGCGCGAGTTGCAGCGGCGTAACCTGCGTTACGGCATCGTCACCATGTGCGTGGGGGGCGGGATGGGGGCTACGGGGTTGTTTGAGGCGGTGCGTTAG
- the pap gene encoding polyphosphate:AMP phosphotransferase: MFESAEIGHVIDKETYEAELPALREALLEAQFELRQQHRFPVIVLINGIEGAGKGETVKLLNEWMDPRLIEVRTFDQQTDEELARPPAWRYWRMLPAKGRMGIFFGNWYSQMLQGRVHGLFKDPRLDQAINGAERLEKMLCDEGALIFKFWFHLSKKQMKARLKALADDPLHSWRISPLDWQQSATYDKFVKYGERVLRRTSRDYAPWHVIAGLDARYRSLAVGKILLEGLQSALKRPRIHPYKVSAAPLSPSVDQVNLLDSLDLTLHLDKDDYEEQLITEQARFSGLMRDKRMRRHALIAVFEGNDAAGKGGAIRRVAAALDPRQYNIVPIAAPTEEERAQPYLWRFWRHIPARGKFTVFDRSWYGRVLVERIEGFCSEADWLRAYGEINDFEEQLDDAGVIVVKFWLTIDKQTQMERFQEREEIPFKRFKITEDDWRNREKWGDYRAAVGDMVDRTSTEVSPWTLVEANDKRWARVKVLRTLNEALEAAFEKSDKREKKLQKRKR; the protein is encoded by the coding sequence ATGTTCGAATCCGCCGAAATCGGTCATGTCATCGACAAAGAAACCTATGAAGCCGAACTGCCGGCGTTGCGTGAAGCCTTGCTTGAAGCGCAGTTCGAACTTCGGCAGCAACACCGTTTTCCGGTCATCGTTTTGATCAACGGCATCGAAGGCGCCGGCAAGGGCGAGACGGTCAAATTGCTCAACGAGTGGATGGACCCGCGCCTGATCGAGGTCCGCACCTTCGACCAGCAGACCGACGAAGAACTGGCACGACCACCCGCCTGGCGCTACTGGCGGATGCTCCCGGCCAAGGGGCGCATGGGGATTTTCTTCGGTAACTGGTACAGCCAGATGCTGCAAGGGCGGGTTCATGGTTTGTTCAAGGATCCGCGACTCGACCAAGCCATCAACGGCGCCGAGCGGCTGGAGAAGATGTTGTGCGACGAAGGCGCGCTGATCTTCAAGTTCTGGTTTCACCTCTCCAAGAAACAAATGAAAGCGCGGCTCAAGGCGCTGGCCGATGACCCGCTGCACAGCTGGCGCATCAGCCCGCTGGACTGGCAGCAATCGGCGACCTACGACAAATTCGTGAAGTACGGCGAACGGGTGCTGCGCCGCACCAGCCGTGACTACGCGCCGTGGCATGTGATTGCCGGTCTGGATGCGCGTTATCGCAGCCTGGCGGTCGGCAAGATTCTGCTCGAAGGTCTGCAGAGCGCGCTCAAGAGACCCAGGATCCATCCGTACAAAGTCAGTGCCGCGCCTTTGTCTCCCAGTGTCGATCAGGTGAATCTGCTCGACAGCCTGGACCTGACTCTGCACCTGGACAAGGACGATTACGAAGAACAACTGATTACCGAGCAGGCACGGTTTTCCGGGCTGATGCGCGACAAGCGCATGCGTCGCCACGCACTGATCGCAGTGTTCGAAGGCAACGATGCGGCCGGCAAGGGCGGGGCGATCCGGCGGGTGGCCGCGGCGCTCGACCCCCGTCAGTACAACATTGTGCCGATCGCCGCGCCCACCGAAGAAGAACGGGCGCAGCCGTATCTCTGGCGGTTCTGGCGGCATATTCCGGCGCGGGGGAAATTCACTGTGTTCGACCGTTCCTGGTACGGCCGGGTGCTGGTGGAGCGCATCGAGGGCTTTTGCAGCGAGGCGGACTGGTTGCGTGCCTACGGCGAGATCAACGACTTCGAAGAGCAGCTCGACGATGCCGGGGTGATCGTGGTCAAGTTCTGGCTGACCATCGACAAACAGACTCAGATGGAGCGCTTCCAGGAGCGCGAAGAGATCCCCTTCAAGCGTTTCAAGATCACTGAAGACGACTGGCGTAACCGCGAAAAGTGGGGCGATTACCGCGCTGCGGTCGGCGATATGGTCGACCGCACCAGCACCGAGGTATCGCCCTGGACCCTGGTGGAAGCCAACGACAAGCGCTGGGCGCGGGTCAAGGTATTGCGCACCCTCAATGAGGCGCTGGAAGCAGCATTCGAAAAGTCCGACAAACGCGAGAAGAAACTGCAAAAGCGCAAACGCTGA
- the mnmC gene encoding bifunctional tRNA (5-methylaminomethyl-2-thiouridine)(34)-methyltransferase MnmD/FAD-dependent 5-carboxymethylaminomethyl-2-thiouridine(34) oxidoreductase MnmC: MNPVLPHAQLDWDDQGRPRSRVFDDVYFSDHSGLEETRYVFLEQNDLRDRFAALPAGGRLVIGETGFGTGLNFLCAWQLFEQHALAGARLHFVSVEKYPLSAPDLQRALALWPELKPFADQLLAQYVAIHQGFQRLVLGNGRVTLTLLIGDALEQLPQLDAQIDAWFLDGFAPAKNPDMWTAELFAELARLAAPGSTISTFTSTGWVRRLLNAAGFKMKRTPGIGHKWEILRGTFLGWPEEVAKPIATKPWFARPQPLAGERRALVIGAGLAGCASAASLAARGWHVSLLERHQALAQEASGNPQGVLYLKLSAHGTALSQLIVSGFGYTRRLLEQLQRGVEWDDCGVLQLAFNAKEAERQVQLAAAFSPDLVHLLDQPQAQVRAGIELEHGGLFFPEGGWVHPPALCQWQASSANIQWLPHREVLELRKVDDQWQAWDGETLLASAPVVILAGAAEIKRFPYSAELPLKRIRGQITRLAQTPESQSLATVVCAEGYVAPARLGEHTLGASFDFKNDDLAPTVAEHLGNLALLEEISTDLVARLHLQDLDPQQLEGRAAFRCTSPDYLPIVGPLADQASFANAYAALSKDARQVPDVPCPWLDGFYVNSGHGSRGLITAPLSGELLAAWLENEPLPLPKAVAEACHPNRFALRQLIRGKV; the protein is encoded by the coding sequence ATGAACCCTGTATTGCCCCACGCCCAGCTTGACTGGGATGACCAAGGTCGCCCGCGCTCGCGGGTGTTCGATGATGTGTATTTTTCCGACCATTCGGGCCTTGAAGAAACCCGCTACGTGTTTCTGGAGCAAAACGATTTGCGCGACCGCTTCGCCGCGCTGCCGGCGGGTGGTCGACTGGTGATTGGCGAAACCGGTTTCGGCACCGGGCTGAATTTTCTCTGTGCCTGGCAGTTGTTCGAACAGCACGCGCTGGCCGGTGCGCGGCTGCATTTTGTCAGTGTTGAAAAGTACCCGCTGAGCGCCCCCGATCTGCAACGAGCCCTGGCGTTATGGCCAGAACTCAAGCCGTTCGCCGATCAACTGCTGGCGCAATATGTGGCGATCCATCAGGGCTTTCAGCGTTTGGTACTGGGCAACGGCCGCGTCACCCTGACCTTGCTGATCGGCGATGCACTGGAGCAGTTGCCGCAACTGGACGCGCAGATCGACGCCTGGTTTCTCGACGGTTTCGCCCCGGCGAAAAACCCCGACATGTGGACCGCCGAGCTGTTTGCCGAACTGGCCCGTCTGGCGGCACCCGGCTCGACCATCAGCACCTTCACCAGCACCGGTTGGGTGCGCCGGCTGCTGAATGCGGCGGGCTTCAAGATGAAGCGCACGCCAGGCATCGGCCACAAGTGGGAGATCTTGCGGGGCACCTTTCTTGGCTGGCCTGAAGAGGTGGCGAAACCGATCGCGACAAAACCCTGGTTCGCTCGCCCACAACCGCTGGCCGGCGAACGCCGCGCCCTGGTAATCGGTGCCGGGCTGGCCGGTTGCGCCAGCGCCGCCAGCCTCGCCGCGCGGGGTTGGCACGTGAGCCTGCTGGAACGTCACCAAGCACTGGCGCAGGAAGCCTCGGGCAATCCTCAGGGGGTGCTGTACCTCAAGCTTTCGGCCCACGGCACGGCGTTGTCGCAGTTGATCGTCAGTGGTTTTGGTTACACCCGGCGCCTGCTGGAACAGTTACAGCGTGGCGTCGAATGGGACGATTGCGGGGTCTTGCAACTGGCCTTCAATGCCAAGGAAGCCGAGCGCCAGGTGCAACTGGCCGCGGCGTTTTCGCCAGACCTGGTGCACCTGCTCGATCAACCGCAAGCACAGGTCCGGGCCGGCATCGAACTGGAGCACGGCGGCTTGTTCTTCCCCGAAGGCGGTTGGGTTCACCCGCCCGCGTTGTGCCAGTGGCAGGCGTCCTCGGCGAACATCCAGTGGCTGCCCCATCGCGAGGTGCTGGAGCTGCGCAAGGTCGATGATCAATGGCAGGCCTGGGATGGCGAAACACTTTTGGCCAGCGCTCCCGTGGTGATTCTGGCCGGCGCCGCCGAGATCAAGCGTTTTCCGTACAGCGCCGAGCTGCCGCTCAAACGCATTCGCGGCCAGATCACCCGGCTGGCGCAAACCCCTGAAAGCCAGAGCCTGGCGACCGTTGTCTGCGCCGAAGGCTATGTGGCGCCCGCACGTCTGGGCGAACACACGCTTGGCGCCAGCTTCGATTTCAAGAATGACGATCTAGCCCCGACCGTTGCCGAACACCTCGGCAACCTGGCGTTGCTCGAGGAAATCTCCACCGACCTGGTCGCCCGTCTACATCTTCAAGACCTGGACCCGCAGCAGCTTGAAGGGCGCGCGGCGTTCCGCTGCACCAGTCCCGATTACCTGCCGATCGTCGGACCACTGGCCGACCAGGCCAGCTTCGCCAATGCCTATGCCGCGCTGAGCAAAGATGCCCGGCAAGTGCCCGACGTGCCCTGCCCGTGGCTCGATGGGTTTTACGTCAACAGCGGTCATGGTTCTCGCGGTTTGATCACTGCCCCATTGTCCGGCGAGCTGCTGGCGGCATGGCTTGAGAATGAGCCTTTGCCGTTGCCCAAAGCCGTGGCCGAAGCCTGCCATCCCAACCGTTTTGCCTTGCGCCAGTTGATCCGCGGAAAAGTCTGA
- a CDS encoding N-acetylglutaminylglutamine amidotransferase, with product MCGLAGELRFDHQPADLAAIERITHHLAPRGPDAWGFHSQGPIALGHRRLKIMDLSDGSAQPMIDNQLGLSLAFNGAIYNFPELRTELENLGYAFYSGGDTEVLLKGYHAWGEALLPKLNGMFAFAIWERDAQRLFIARDRLGVKPLYLSRTGQRLRFASALPALLKGGDINPILDPVALNHYLNFHAVVPAPRTLLAGIEKLPPASWMRIEADGTTEQKTWWTLPYGPHADEMNLTLEDWRDRVLDSTRDAVAIRQRAAVDVGVLLSGGVDSSLLVGLLREVGVEDLSTFSIGFQDAGGERGDEFQYSDLIARHYGTQHHQLRIDEKEIIEQLPAAFRAMSEPMVSHDCIAFYLLSREVAKHCKVVQSGQGADELFAGYHWYPQVDGASDPYVAYRDAFFDRSYADYAATVQPKWLTANDAAGDFVKEHFAQPGADAAVDKALRLDSTVMLVDDPVKRVDNMTMAWGLEARTPFLDYRLVELSARVPGKFKLPDGGKQVLKEAARLVIPSEVIDRKKGYFPVPGLKHLQGDTLNWVRELLLDPSQDRGLFNPAMLDRLLTDPQGQLTPLRGSKLWQLAALNLWLSEQGI from the coding sequence ATGTGCGGATTAGCTGGAGAATTACGTTTCGACCATCAGCCTGCGGACCTCGCAGCCATTGAACGAATCACCCATCACCTGGCCCCTCGTGGCCCTGACGCGTGGGGTTTCCACAGCCAGGGGCCGATTGCCCTGGGCCATCGGCGCCTGAAAATCATGGACCTGTCGGACGGCTCGGCGCAGCCGATGATCGATAACCAACTGGGTCTGTCCCTGGCCTTCAACGGCGCCATCTACAACTTCCCGGAACTGCGCACCGAGCTGGAAAACCTCGGTTACGCCTTCTATTCCGGTGGCGACACCGAAGTGCTGCTCAAGGGCTATCACGCCTGGGGCGAAGCACTGTTGCCCAAGCTCAATGGCATGTTCGCCTTCGCCATTTGGGAGCGCGACGCCCAGCGGCTGTTCATCGCCCGCGACCGGCTCGGCGTAAAACCCTTGTACCTGTCACGCACCGGTCAACGCCTGCGCTTTGCCTCGGCTTTGCCGGCACTGCTCAAGGGCGGCGATATCAACCCGATCCTCGATCCGGTGGCGCTCAATCATTACTTGAATTTCCACGCGGTGGTCCCGGCCCCGCGCACCTTGTTGGCGGGCATCGAAAAACTGCCCCCGGCGAGCTGGATGCGTATCGAAGCGGACGGCACCACCGAGCAGAAAACCTGGTGGACCCTGCCCTACGGCCCACACGCCGACGAGATGAACCTGACCCTGGAAGACTGGCGCGACCGCGTGCTCGACAGCACCCGTGATGCGGTGGCGATCCGTCAACGGGCGGCGGTCGACGTTGGCGTGTTGCTGTCCGGGGGCGTCGATTCGAGTCTGCTGGTGGGTCTGTTGCGCGAAGTCGGGGTCGAAGATTTATCGACCTTTTCCATCGGTTTCCAGGATGCCGGCGGCGAGCGCGGTGACGAATTTCAGTATTCAGACCTGATCGCCAGGCACTACGGCACGCAGCATCACCAACTGCGCATCGACGAAAAAGAAATCATCGAGCAACTGCCCGCGGCATTCCGCGCCATGAGCGAGCCGATGGTCAGCCATGACTGCATCGCCTTCTACCTGCTGTCCCGGGAAGTGGCCAAGCACTGCAAGGTAGTGCAAAGCGGCCAGGGCGCGGACGAGTTGTTCGCCGGTTATCACTGGTATCCACAAGTGGATGGCGCAAGCGACCCGTACGTAGCGTATCGCGATGCGTTTTTCGATCGCAGCTACGCCGACTATGCCGCCACGGTGCAGCCGAAATGGCTGACGGCCAACGACGCGGCCGGCGACTTCGTGAAGGAGCATTTCGCACAACCCGGCGCCGACGCCGCGGTGGACAAAGCCCTGCGTCTGGACAGCACGGTGATGCTGGTGGACGACCCGGTCAAACGCGTCGACAACATGACCATGGCCTGGGGCCTGGAAGCGCGTACGCCGTTTCTCGACTATCGCCTGGTGGAATTGTCGGCGCGGGTGCCGGGCAAATTCAAACTGCCGGATGGCGGCAAGCAAGTGTTGAAAGAAGCGGCGCGGCTGGTCATTCCCAGTGAAGTGATCGACCGCAAAAAGGGTTACTTCCCGGTCCCCGGCCTCAAGCATTTGCAGGGCGACACGTTGAACTGGGTACGTGAACTGCTGCTCGACCCGAGCCAGGATCGCGGCTTGTTCAATCCCGCCATGCTCGACCGCCTGCTGACCGATCCGCAAGGTCAACTGACCCCGTTGCGCGGCTCCAAGCTGTGGCAATTGGCGGCCCTGAACCTGTGGCTCAGTGAACAAGGAATCTGA
- the ngg gene encoding N-acetylglutaminylglutamine synthetase produces the protein MKPHATAYSQRLLRGQAPSYERLQARLAEDGSELGAAPIAVHCGWGRLLIGHTFPDAASLAQELLNEQPGERDIALYVAAPQQVLGLEPAQLFLDPSDTLRLWFSDYRQATRVFRGFRIRRAQSETDWQAINQLYQARGMLPIDPGLLTPHHQGGPVYWLAEDEDSGAIIGSVMGLNHHKAFNDPENGSSLWCLAVDPQCSRPGVGEVLVRHLIEHFMSRGLSYLDLSVLHNNRQAKSLYAKLGFRNLSTFAIKRKNGINQPLFLGPGPEAEFNPYARIIVEEAHRRGIDVQVDDAQAGLFTLIHGSRRVRCRESLSDLTSAISMTLCQDKSLTHKVLKNAGLKLPAQQLAGSADDNLAFLDEHERVVVKPLDGEQGQGVAVDLRSIEEVQQAIENARVFDSRVLLESFHEGLDLRVLVIGFEVIAAAIRRPAEVVGDGQHSIGALIEAQSRRRQAATSGESKIPQDHETQRTLQAAGYDYSSILPAGEHLFVRRTANLHTGGILEDVTAILHPTLVDAAVRAARALDIPMVGLDLMVPAADQPEYVFIEANERAGLANHEPQPTAERFVDLLFPHSQPAVS, from the coding sequence ATGAAACCCCACGCCACGGCTTACAGCCAACGCCTGTTGCGCGGTCAGGCGCCATCCTACGAACGCTTGCAGGCGCGCCTGGCCGAAGACGGCAGTGAATTGGGCGCCGCGCCAATCGCGGTGCATTGCGGTTGGGGCCGGCTGCTGATCGGGCATACCTTTCCCGATGCGGCGAGCCTTGCCCAAGAGCTGCTCAACGAGCAGCCCGGTGAACGGGACATCGCCTTGTACGTCGCCGCGCCCCAGCAAGTGCTGGGGCTGGAACCGGCGCAACTGTTTCTCGACCCGTCCGACACCTTGCGTCTGTGGTTCAGCGATTACCGTCAGGCCACCCGGGTGTTTCGCGGTTTTCGCATTCGGCGGGCACAAAGCGAAACGGACTGGCAGGCGATCAATCAGCTGTATCAGGCCCGGGGCATGCTGCCGATCGATCCGGGCTTGCTGACGCCCCATCACCAGGGCGGCCCGGTTTACTGGCTGGCCGAAGATGAAGACAGCGGCGCGATCATCGGCAGTGTCATGGGCCTGAATCATCACAAGGCGTTCAACGACCCGGAAAACGGCAGCAGCCTGTGGTGCCTGGCGGTCGATCCGCAATGCTCCCGCCCGGGCGTCGGTGAAGTGCTGGTGCGGCACTTGATCGAACACTTCATGAGTCGTGGGCTGAGTTACCTGGACCTGTCGGTGCTGCACAACAACCGTCAGGCGAAAAGCCTTTATGCCAAGCTCGGTTTTCGCAACTTGTCGACCTTCGCCATCAAGCGCAAGAACGGCATCAACCAGCCATTGTTTCTGGGCCCTGGCCCGGAAGCCGAGTTCAATCCGTATGCGCGAATCATCGTCGAGGAGGCTCATCGGCGCGGCATCGATGTGCAGGTCGACGACGCCCAGGCTGGCCTGTTTACCTTGATTCACGGCAGTCGCCGCGTGCGTTGCCGTGAATCCCTGAGTGATTTGACCAGCGCCATCAGCATGACCTTGTGCCAGGACAAAAGCCTGACTCACAAGGTGCTGAAAAACGCCGGTCTCAAGCTACCCGCCCAACAGCTGGCGGGGAGCGCGGACGACAATCTGGCGTTTCTTGACGAGCACGAACGGGTGGTGGTCAAACCCCTGGACGGCGAACAGGGCCAAGGGGTGGCGGTGGATTTACGCAGCATCGAAGAGGTCCAGCAAGCCATCGAAAACGCCCGCGTATTCGACAGTCGAGTGCTGCTGGAAAGCTTCCACGAAGGCCTCGACTTGCGGGTTCTGGTGATCGGTTTCGAGGTGATCGCGGCCGCCATTCGCCGACCGGCGGAAGTGGTGGGCGATGGTCAGCATTCCATCGGTGCGCTGATCGAAGCCCAAAGCCGTCGCCGTCAGGCAGCAACCAGTGGCGAAAGCAAAATCCCGCAGGATCATGAAACCCAGCGCACCTTGCAGGCGGCGGGTTATGACTACAGCAGCATTCTGCCGGCCGGTGAGCATCTGTTCGTACGACGCACGGCGAATCTTCATACCGGCGGCATTCTTGAAGACGTCACGGCGATCCTGCATCCAACGTTGGTGGACGCAGCGGTGCGCGCGGCGCGGGCGCTGGATATTCCGATGGTCGGGCTCGACCTGATGGTGCCGGCCGCCGACCAGCCGGAGTATGTGTTTATCGAAGCCAATGAACGCGCAGGGTTGGCCAACCATGAACCGCAACCGACAGCCGAGCGGTTTGTGGATTTGTTGTTTCCGCATAGTCAGCCGGCGGTCTCTTAG
- a CDS encoding osmoprotectant NAGGN system M42 family peptidase: protein MTSKIPEPDLNYLQKVLLEMLAIPSPTGFTDTIVRYVAERLEELGIPFEMTRRGTIRATLKGKKNSPDRAVSAHLDTIGAAVRAIKDNGRLTLAPVGCWSSRFAEGSRVSLFTDNGVIRGSVLPLMASGHAFNTAVDEMPISWDHIELRLDAYCATRADCDSLGISVGDFVAFDPLPEFTESGHISARHLDDKAGVAALLAALKAIVDSGEELMIDCHPLFTITEETGSGAAAALPWDVSEFVGIDIAPVAPGQHSSEHAVSVAMQDSGGPYDYHLSRHLLRLASDNELPARRDLFRYYFSDAHSAVTAGHDIRTALLAFGCDATHGYERTHIDSLAALSRLLGAYILSPPVFASDAQPAKGSLDRFSHQIEHETQMESDTRVPSVDSLVGQRSEG from the coding sequence ATGACCAGCAAAATTCCCGAACCGGATCTCAATTATCTGCAAAAAGTCCTGCTGGAAATGCTCGCCATTCCCAGCCCCACCGGCTTTACCGACACCATTGTGCGGTACGTCGCCGAGCGCCTCGAAGAGCTGGGCATTCCGTTTGAAATGACCCGTCGCGGCACCATCCGCGCCACCCTCAAGGGCAAGAAAAACAGCCCCGACCGCGCAGTCTCCGCTCACCTGGACACCATTGGCGCGGCGGTGCGCGCAATCAAGGATAACGGCCGCCTGACCCTGGCACCGGTTGGCTGCTGGTCCAGCCGTTTTGCCGAGGGCAGCCGCGTCAGCCTGTTCACCGACAACGGCGTGATCCGCGGCAGCGTGTTGCCGTTGATGGCTTCCGGGCACGCGTTCAACACCGCCGTGGATGAAATGCCCATCAGTTGGGATCACATCGAACTGCGCCTGGACGCCTATTGCGCCACCCGTGCCGATTGCGATTCGCTGGGGATCAGCGTCGGCGATTTCGTCGCCTTCGACCCGTTGCCCGAGTTCACCGAAAGCGGCCACATCAGCGCCCGTCACCTCGATGACAAGGCCGGCGTTGCCGCACTGTTGGCGGCGCTGAAAGCGATTGTCGACAGCGGCGAAGAACTGATGATCGACTGCCATCCGCTGTTCACCATCACCGAAGAAACCGGCAGTGGCGCCGCGGCCGCCCTGCCCTGGGATGTCAGTGAATTCGTCGGCATCGACATCGCGCCGGTCGCGCCCGGCCAGCACTCCAGCGAACACGCGGTGAGCGTGGCGATGCAGGATTCCGGCGGCCCGTATGACTATCATCTGTCGCGCCATCTGCTGCGTCTGGCCAGTGACAATGAACTGCCGGCGCGCCGCGACCTGTTCCGCTATTACTTCAGCGATGCTCACTCGGCCGTTACCGCCGGCCACGACATTCGCACCGCCCTGCTGGCCTTCGGTTGCGACGCCACCCACGGCTACGAGCGCACCCACATCGACAGCCTCGCCGCCCTCAGTCGTCTGCTCGGTGCCTACATCCTCAGCCCACCGGTATTCGCCAGCGATGCTCAACCGGCCAAGGGATCGCTGGACCGCTTCAGTCACCAGATCGAACACGAGACGCAGATGGAAAGCGATACGCGGGTGCCGTCGGTGGATAGCTTGGTTGGGCAGCGCTCGGAGGGCTGA
- a CDS encoding YheU family protein, with protein MLIPHDQLEVDTLTRLIEDFVTRDGTDNGDDTPLETRVLRVRQALTKGQALIVFDPESEQCQLMLKHDVPKHLFD; from the coding sequence ATGCTGATTCCCCACGACCAACTTGAAGTCGACACCCTGACCCGCCTCATCGAAGATTTCGTGACCCGCGACGGCACGGACAATGGCGATGACACACCGCTGGAAACCCGTGTGTTGCGCGTTCGTCAGGCATTGACCAAAGGCCAGGCGCTGATCGTCTTCGATCCGGAAAGCGAGCAATGCCAGTTGATGCTCAAGCACGACGTGCCCAAGCACCTGTTCGACTGA
- the csrA gene encoding carbon storage regulator CsrA yields the protein MLVLSRVVGELISIGDNISVRVLAVNGSSVRFGVEAPQQVNVHRAEVYERIQIKQAKAKAR from the coding sequence ATGCTTGTACTCAGTCGCGTTGTGGGCGAATTGATATCCATTGGTGACAACATTTCCGTGCGGGTTCTCGCCGTCAACGGAAGCAGCGTGCGCTTCGGTGTTGAAGCGCCGCAGCAAGTCAACGTACACCGCGCCGAAGTCTACGAGCGCATCCAGATCAAACAGGCAAAAGCCAAAGCGCGTTAA
- a CDS encoding YnfA family protein encodes MLNYLWFFLAALFEIAGCFAFWMWLRQGKSMWWVIPALLSLTLFALLLTRVEASYAGRAYAAYGGIYIIASIGWLAVVERIRPLGSDWIGVALCVLGASVILFGPRLTAS; translated from the coding sequence ATGCTCAATTACCTTTGGTTTTTCCTCGCCGCGCTGTTCGAAATCGCCGGCTGCTTCGCTTTCTGGATGTGGCTGCGTCAGGGTAAAAGCATGTGGTGGGTCATCCCGGCCTTACTCAGCCTGACGTTGTTTGCGCTACTGCTGACCCGGGTCGAAGCGAGCTATGCCGGTCGCGCCTATGCGGCCTACGGTGGTATCTACATTATTGCGTCGATTGGCTGGCTGGCGGTGGTCGAGCGGATTCGTCCACTGGGTTCGGACTGGATCGGCGTGGCGCTGTGTGTACTCGGGGCGAGTGTCATTCTGTTTGGTCCGCGTCTTACCGCTTCCTGA